Genomic window (Eulemur rufifrons isolate Redbay unplaced genomic scaffold, OSU_ERuf_1 scaffold_261, whole genome shotgun sequence):
TGGGTAAAATAGGCTTCATCTCTTAATGGAAGTTGCTGAAAAATCACACTGAAAACGGTgtaggcagagggagaagtggaAAATTGGGGTTAcagatttttgtatgtattttgtatttttatttcagattactacaggggtacaaacattttggttagaaAAATTGCTTTAGTAACAtctgagtcaaagttgtaagtgtgtccatcacccagatagcgtGCACTGTACCCGTTGGGTGTGGACTTACCCATCACCCGCTGCCCCCTTCCACCCACTGGATTTCTGAAtctgatgaatattatttccatacgtgcacataagtgttgatcgattagttccaatttaatggtgagtacatgtggtgtttgcttttccattcttctgataattcacttagaagaatggtttccaggTGGGATATGGATTTTTTGAACTGCCTAGGGTTTTCTTCCTTACTTGCAAGGTTATAAGTTAGCGTGTTACTGTTCCATGGATTTTGCCACAAGACATGAGACTccagggtcagagacaaagggcaGTTGACTACTCACGGCACAATAGCACGTGCTTCCTCTTGGTTTGCCTCCTTTTTCCAAGCCACCCAAATCCCTTGTGGGGGACACAGGAGGGATTCTATCGATGCCTGTTCCCGGAGTCTATTGCATTACAGGGAAGGGGCACTAGGCTTAGGGAACCTGATTTTATAGCAAACAGGAGTAAGCCTAAAATGTGTCCGGGGGAATCATTACCTTATCCCTCAAGGTTCTTCTCTGCAATCACAAGGTTGAGCAATGACCCAGGTTAAGAACATCGGGGCCTTGCATTCTTGGCGTCCCCAGCAAGGATGCTCAGGGCCCACGGAAGACTACTTCTACCAACACAGGGATATTTTTGCAgtcaatttataataataaagatgaggaaaaccaatatttttgagcactcactatgtgaCAGAAATGATTCCTTGTGCCGATTTGCCAATTCCATGATATAAATTGTACGATTTAATTTTAATGCTCCTGTGAGTTAGCATTTCTTTTCACcctattacagatgaggaaactgatggcCAGAAAGATTAGAGAGCTTGCCCAAGTCTACCCATGTAGTAAGTCCTGGGGTGGTGGAGCAGGGATTCTAACCTCATTTATCTGGCACCAAATCAGGACATCTTAACTGTTACTGACGATTTGACAGGTGGGACCTAAGGGCAGGCACTGagctgcccaagggcacacagagcACAGGATGCAGAGCTGAAACGTGAACTCGGGTCTCTTGTTCCCAGCCATGGGATCTTCATCTGCTAATAGTAAAAGCTTCTGCTTTCACCCAAGCCAGGTCCTCCCTGGAGATGGGTACCTGGGGCAGAGGACCAAGAGGCTGGTTCTGAATGTGTCCATCCTGATGTtcagggttggggaggggctCCAAAGAGCCaaggcccagccccagctctgtgaccttctCTGCAGGCCAAGTGGCAGCGCCTGGCCTCAGAGGGCAGTGCCCGTCTGGACATGTTTGAGCATATCAGCCTCATGACCTTGGACAGTCTGCAGAAATGCATCTTCAGCTTTGACAGCAATTGTCAGGAGTGAGTCCTTGCCCAGGGCGTGGGATCTTGAGCTGTGGACCCAAGGGGGTAAGTAGGGGAGGGAGGACTGAGGACAACAACCACAAGAGCCGTTCTGGAGCAGGTACGTCACAGCTGGGCTGTGAAGGGCCGGAAAGAATAGGTAGAAATGTTCGAGTGAAGGCAGGGAGGCTAGGATGAGTAGAGCATGTGCAGCACACAGTAGAGGTGACTTTGTGTGCAGGAGGctagggtgggggctgggccaaGACCAGGTGGAATCTGATAACATCTGAGCTGTGTGCACGGTTTTGGGAAAGAGAAGGTGCAGGCCTGGATACTGGGCAGGAGACAGAGTAGAGGAGGGGCATGATGCCAAGCTATGCTCTGGCTGCCTAGTGGCACCCGGGCAGCTGACAGAGGTGGATGCAGGCAGAGAAGAGGGTTTGGAGAGTCAAGTCTCATGGCTGATGCCGTCTGTGTATCTGTGGGTCCATCTGTTTCTGGAGACTCCGTTTCCTGATGGGAGGTAGATCCTGGCTGCTGGTGGGAAATGCTCCTGGGTTTCAGGTGTGTTAAGTTATTTCCTCCGCATTCCCTGATCCTGCAGGAAGCCCAGTGAATATATTGCCACCATCCTGCAGCTCAGCGCCCTCATAGAAAAAAGGAGCCAGAACATCCTCTTGTACGTGGACTTCCTGTACTATCTCACCTGCGATGGGCAGCGCTTCCGCAAGGCCTGCCGCCTGGTGCACGACTTCACAGATGCCGTCATCCAGGAGCGACGCCGCACCCTCCCCAATCAGGATGTTGATGACTTCCTCAAGGCCAAAGCCAAGACCAAGACTTTGGACTTCATCGATGTTCTCCTGCTGAGCAAGGTGGGCTTCCTGGGATCTGAACTCCAGAGATAGAATGGGGAGCTTCATGTCAAATGTCAAATCCAAGAACTTGGACTTGATCCAGTGGACACTGGGGAGCATGGAAATTATTTGAGTCAAGAAGGGACCCATTCCCTAATTCCTGCTAGGGCAATTAAAAGTTTTCACCTGTAAGTGCACCAGAATTTGCACCACAGTAGAGGGGCCCGCACATTATGAACCTTGGAGCTCATAGAGAACAGCTGGCACATCTGTGCCTTCATCcttccagagacagagagagagagacctttgTTCTGGAGTATAAACTACTCCCCAGTGAGAAGGCAATGAGTATGGGTTTATAAGCCAAATGCCTTCAGGGGAGATAGCATTCTCTGTGTTTACTACCCTTGAATGTGAGCAAATATCTTTGGAGCAACACTTAATTTCTAAGCTCCAAGGCAAATTGTCCTTTAAACATCCTGAAACCTAGGATGCCAGCAACTTTTTCCCCAAAAATCCTCATTAtacagaaacatgaaaatgttcatgGATCACTGATTCCTTCCACCAGGGATAAAAGAGGAGGCCAGGCAGTGATGGAGGAAGCCCATCAGGCGAGGGCTCTGGCAATGGTGTCCAGGGAGATCTAGGAGTGCAGGGTGGGTTTAGGTTTCTGGAAGGAGAATGCATCTTCAGAAATTGTCTCATGTTAGACCCAGGAGTCTCAGAGCTAGTATGATttgggtggttttgttttttccccaggaTGAAGATGGAAAGCAGTTGTCAGATGAGGACATAAGAGCGGAGGCTGATACCTTCATGTTTGGTGGTGAGAGTCCCAGTGTGGGGACATGGGTCTctccatcccagggatgcagTGGGTGGACCCTGATCACTccatccctcccatcctccctgaGGGCCTCCATGCAAGGGCGCTGTCCACCCCTCTGGTGCTGAAGCAGCTCAGAGACCCAGGTCAACCTTCTTGCCACTCAGGCCATGACACCACGGCCAGTGGTCTCTCCTGGGTCCTGTACAACCTTGCAAGGCACCCAGAATACCAGGAGCGCTGCCGGCAGGAGGTGCGAGAGCTGCTGAGGGACCGCGAGCCTACAGAGATTGAATGGTGAGTGCAGGTCCTCATGGCCTGTTCCTGAGCCCCTCATCAGCTCtgctggcaggtggggaggagaaaagtTGTATTTATTGATTCTACCAGTATTTCTTAGTGGTAATAGGAAAGATCCAGAGACAGGACTTGGGACCCAGTTGGCTATCAGGGGAAAGATTGCAGGTTTTGGGGACAGAAAGACTGGGGTTGCTGAGAGAATTGGTAACGATGTATGAGAGCTCATGACGCCACTTAGCACATGTTCATTAACGAACTTCGTCTCCACTCCCATTCTTTTCTCCATGAAACACCATTCCTTTAAACAGCTTCACTCACTGAGTGTTTGCTCCTCTGTGCCCTAATTCCTACCCGACTGTCCAGGCCAGGGATTCCCAAAGGAGACCCAGAGGTAAAAGTCACCCAC
Coding sequences:
- the LOC138380047 gene encoding cytochrome P450 4F2-like isoform X3 — protein: MKVTPTEEGLRDVTQLVATYPQGFKFWLGPILPGITLCHPDIIRPVLNASATIALKDNVFSRFMKPWLGEGLLLSGGDKWSRHRRMLTPAFHFNILKPYVKIFNDSVNIMHAKWQRLASEGSARLDMFEHISLMTLDSLQKCIFSFDSNCQEKPSEYIATILQLSALIEKRSQNILLYVDFLYYLTCDGQRFRKACRLVHDFTDAVIQERRRTLPNQDVDDFLKAKAKTKTLDFIDVLLLSKDEDGKQLSDEDIRAEADTFMFGGHDTTASGLSWVLYNLARHPEYQERCRQEVRELLRDREPTEIEW